In Ctenopharyngodon idella isolate HZGC_01 chromosome 1, HZGC01, whole genome shotgun sequence, a single genomic region encodes these proteins:
- the itln1 gene encoding intelectin-1 — translation MQSAGFLLLFISLSILLYESSNTPTADIPEMLKVTARSCKELRNKHGKKKDGLYYLLSKNNEIYQTYCDMTTDGGGWTLVASVHENNINGKCTVGDRWTSQQGNDANYYAGDETWANKVIFGTPEAATNDDYKNPGYFDIRGKDIAVWHVTNDHELEYWRVASVLRYHTNTNFLTLFEGNLYNFFKKHPLKYGGGACSTDRGISVPIVYDVGNEMRTKELYGEYVRADFDPGYVTFRVFNNYNEAFAMCSGVRPKGCYAQYYCIGGGGYFPSTFCSDFAYLGANNGATNAYGASKELIQASVLIFYR, via the exons ATGCAGTCAGCTGGTTTCCTCCTGTTGTTCATTTCACTCAGTATTCTACTCTATGAATCAA GTAATACCCCTACAGCTGATATCCCAGAGATGCTAAAAGTCACTGCAAGAAGTTGCAAAGAACTTCGGAACAAACATGGAAAGAAAAAAG ATGGTTTGTACTACTTGCTCTCTAAAAACAATGAGATTTACCAAACCTACTGTGACATGACCACCGATGGCGGAGGCTGGACACTGGTGGCCAGTGTGCATGAGAACAACATAAATGGTAAATGCACAGTAGGTGATCGCTGGACAAGCCAACAAGGCAATGATGCAAATTATTATGCGGGAGATGAAACATGGGCTAATAAAGTCATATTTGGAACTCCAGAAGCTGCAACCAATGATGACTACAAG AACCCTGGATATTTTGACATCCGTGGAAAAGATATTGCTGTGTGGCATGTTACCAATGATCATGAACTAGAGTACTGGAGAGTTGCTTCTGTTTTACGCTACCATACTAATACCAACTTTCTGACACTTTTTGAGGGGAACCTTTACAACTTCTTCAAG AAACACCCTTTAAAATATGGTGGAGGGGCATGTAGTACTGATAGAGGAATTTCTGTTCCTATTGTTTATGATGTTGGCAACGAGATGAGAACTAAAGAATTGTATGGAGAATATGTTAGAG CGGATTTTGACCCTGGATATGTAACATTCAGAGTTTTCAACAATTACAATGAAGCCTTTGCAATGTGTTCTGGGGTCAGGCCAAAAGGATGCTATGCACAATAT TATTGCATTGGTGGTGGTGGCTACTTTCCAAGCACTTTTTGCAGCGATTTCGCCTATCTTGGTGCAAATAACGGTGCAACAAATGCATATGGTGCATCTAAAGAGCTCATACAAGCATCTGTGCTTATTTTCTACCGCTAA